The Streptomyces sp. NBC_00569 genomic sequence GGCGGGCCCAGATCCGTTCGAGGGTGGTGTGGCCGGCCTCTCCGTGGGTGGCGTGCGACTTGGCGGTGCGCAGCCATTGGGCTTCGTCGAAGGGGAGCTCGGCGAAGAGTTCCCGTTCGCGGTCGGTGAGGGGGGTGATGCCGTCGTAGAAGCCGGGGACGGCCACGCGCGCGTGGTCGTCGTGGAGGGCTGCGACGAGGCGGGCGGCGGCGGTGGCGGGGTTGGGGACTGCGCCGCCGAAGGATCCGGAGTGGATGTCCTGGTCGGGGCCGTGGAGTTCGATCTCGCAGTCGGCGAGGCCGCGCATTCCGGTGCAGACGGTGGGGGTGTCCTCGGACCACATGCCGGTGTCGGAGACGATCACGGCGTCTGCGGTGAGGCGGTCCCTGTGCTGCTCGACGAGGGCGCGGAAGTGGGGGGAGCCGGATTCCTCTTCGCCCTCCACGAGGAGCTTGAGGTGGACGGCGGGGGTGGTGCGGCCGGTGGCGGCGAGGTGGGCGCGGACGCCGAGTGTGTGGAAGAACACCTGTCCCTTGTCGTCGGCCGCTCCGCGCGCGTGGAGGCGGTTTCCGATGACGACGGGTTCGAAGGGGTCGGTGTTCCAGCCGTCCTCGCGGGCCGCGGGCTGGACGTCGTGGTGCCCGTAGACGAGGACGGTGGGGGCGTGCGGGTCGTCGGAGGGCCAGTCGGCGAAGACGGCGGGGGCGCCGGGTGTCTCCCAGACCTCGGTGGTGGGGAAGCCGGTCTCCCGGAGTTTCGCGGCAAGCCAGTCGGCGCTGCGGCGCACGTCGGGTGCGTGGTCGGGCTGGGCCGACACGGACGGGATGCGGAGCCACTCGGCGAGGTCCTGGAGGAACGCGTCGTGGTGGGTCTCGATGTACGCACGGACGGTGCTGACGGCGTTGTCAACGGGCTTGCTCATGGTCCCGAGCCTATCCGTCCGCCGGAGCGTGCTGGTGCGGTGGTTCCGGTGCTCTCCGGTCGCCGGGGCCGGGGGTGGGGTCTTCGAGAAGGAGGCGCTCCATTTCGGCGCGTCCGGGGAGGTCGCGGGGGGTGACGGTCTCGCCGTCGCGTACGTAGACGAACGTCGCCTTGACCGCCTCGGGCGCGAGGCCGTGCTGCTCGGCCCAGGCGAGTCGGTAGACGGCGAGCTGGAGGGGGTCGGCGGTGCGGCCGCGGGTGGTCTTCCAGTCGACGATCTCGTACGTGGTGTCGTCGCCTTCGCCTTCTTTGTAGACGGCGTCGATGCGACCGCGGATGACGCGGCCCGCGATGGCGAGCTGGAAGGGCGTTTCGACGCGGTACGGGGTGCGGTCGGCGTAGGGCGTGCTGTCGAAGGCTTCCTTGAGGGCTTCGAGGTCGCGTTCGTCGGCGATGTCGGCTTCGCTGCCGGGGAGCTCTTCGGGGTCGAGCATGGGCAGGCGGAGCTCTTCGAAGCGGGATTCGACCCAGGCGTGGAAGCGGGTGCCGCGGCGGGCGGCGGGCTGGGGCGGGCGGGGCATGGGGCGGGCCAGTTCCTGGGCGAAGCCGTCGGGGTCGGCGGCGAGGTGCAGGAGCTGGGAGGCGGTGAGGGTGGTGGGGAGGGGGACGTCGCGGACGGCCTGGCGGGAGCGCAGGAGTTCGCCGGTGAGGGCGTCGAGGTCGCGGTCCCAGGAGGCGAGTGTGCGGGTCTCCTCCGGAGTGGGCCGGTGGCGCTCCGGGGGGACGGTCGGGGCGGCGCCGGTGGGTGCCGGGGCGGAGTGGGGGCGGGTGTCGGCGTCCTGGGGCGTGGTGGGGTGCGGGATGGCGGCCAGGGGGTGCGTGGGCGTGTGCGAGGCGTTGTGCGCGGGCGTGTGCGGGGCGCCACGCGTGGGTCGGGCGTCGTCCGGGTGTGAGTGCGGGTCGCTGTGCGGGGCATCGACAGCGGGCTGCTCGTGCGCGGGGGTGCCGGTCGGGTGCGGGAGCGTGGGGCGTGCGCGGGGCAGCGCGTCCCAGTCATCCCATTCGTCCCAGTCCGGTCCGGGGCCGTCCTCAGGTGAGCCGACGAAATCGCCCTCTTCATAAAGAGGCTCGTCTTCGTAGAGGGGCTCGTCTTCGTAGAGCGCCTCTTCGTCCGGCGGGGCCGGCCAGTCCGGGTCGGTGTACGTGACCGGGTGGCCGTTCTCGTGGGAGTGGGCGTCGGCGTCGGCCGGGGTTTCGAGGTGGGCCAGCACCGTGGCCGCGGCCGCGCGGCGGCGCGCCATGGCCTCGTCGTCGAGCGGGAGCGGCCACGCGTGCTCGGCGGATGCCTCCTGGAGCGCGGGGTTCTCCTCGTCCTCCTCGGGTTCGTCGGCCCAGGCCTCGATCTCCCCGTGTCCGGCGGCGCAGTGGTCGTACAGCGCCTGGAGGAAGTCGGAGGGGCCGCGGGGGCGCTTCTGGGCGGGGCCCCACCAGTGGCCCGAGCCGAGGAGGAGGGTGCGGGGGCGGGTGTAGGTGACGTAGCCGAGGCGGAGTTCCTCGGTGCGCTGGTGTTCCTTCATCTCTTCGTGGAAGGCCTTCATGCCCTTGGAGTCCCACGCTTCGATGTCGGGCAGTGTGGCGGCGTCGCCGCGCAGTTCGTGCGGCAGGACCTTGCTCTGGGCGGTCCATTTCTCGCGGCCCTGGGCGCTGGGGAACGTGCCGGTGACGAGGCCGGGGACGGCGACGACGTCCCATTCCAGGCCCTTGGACTTGTGGGCGGTGAGCACCTTCACGGTGTTCTCGCCGCCGGGGAGCGCGTTGTCGAGGCCCTTCTCGTACTGGGCGGCGGTGCGCAGGAAGCCGAGGAAGGCGAGGAGGCTCGCGGAGCTGTCGTTCGCGGCGAACGAGGCGGCGATGTCGAGAAAGTTGGAGAGGGTCTCGCGACGGCGGGCGGCCAGGGCGTGCGGTGAGGCGGCGAGTTCGACTTCGAGGCCGGTGACGGCGAGGACGCGGTGGAGTACGTCCATCAGCGGGTCGGCGAGTGAGCGGCGCAGGTCGCGCAGTTCGGTGGCGAGGCGCGCGAAGCGTACGCGTGCCTCGGGTGAGAAGGGCAGCCTGTCGTCGCCCTGTTCGTCGAGGGGGGTTTCCAGGAACGTGTCGAGGGCGTCGGCGAGCGATATCACTTCGGAGGGGTCGGTCCCCTCGACGGCTTCGGCGAGGCGGCGGTCGGGATCGTCGTCGCCCCCGCGCGCGTGGGCGACGAGGAGGCGGGCGCGGCGGCCGAGGAGGGCGAGGTCGCGGGGGCCGATGCGCCAGCGGGGGCCGGTCAGGAGGCGGACCAGTGAGGCGTTGGCGCCGGGGTCCTGGAGGACTTCGCAGACGGCGACGAGGTCGGCGACCTCGGGGAGGTGGAGGAGGCCGGAGAGGCCGACGACCTCTACGGGGATGTCGCGTGCGACGAGGGCGCCCTGGATGGCGGCGAAGTCGGTCGCGGTGCGGCACAGGACGGCGATCTCGCCGGGGGCGGTGCCGGTGCGTACGAGGTGGGCGAGGGAGTCGCCGAGCCAGTCGATCTCCTCGGCGTGGGTGCGCAGGAGGGCGCAGCGGACGATGCCGTCGCGTTCGGCGCCGGGGGCGGGGCGCAGGGCTTCCACGCCCGCGTGGAGTGCGCGCAGCGGCTGGGCGAGGCCGTTGGCGAGTTCGAGGAGGCGGCCGCCGCTGCGGCGGTTCTCGCTGAGGGAGAAGCGGGTGGCGGGGCGGCCGTCGGTGTCGGCGAAGTGTTCGGGGAAGTCGTCGAGGTTGGCGACGGAGGCGCCGCGCCAGCCGTAGATCGCCTGGCAGGGGTCGCCGACGGCGGTCACGGGGTGGCCGGTGCCCTCTCCGAAGAGGCCGGCCAGGAGGATCCGCTGGGCGACGGAGGTGTCCTGGTACTCGTCGAGGAGGACGACGCGGAACTCGTCGCGGAGGATGGCGCCGACCTCGGGGCGGGTGCGGGCGAGGGTGGCGGAGAGGGCGATCTGGTCGCCGAAGTCGAGGAGGTCGCGGGCGCGCTTGGCTTCGCGGTACCGGGTGACGAGGCCGGTGAGGTCGAGGCGGGCGGCGGCGGCCTCGGGGACCTTGCGCAGGTCGGCGTTGGTGAGTTTGCGGCCTTCGAGGGTGTGCAGGAGTCGGGTGTCGTAGGCGCGCAGTTCGTCGGGCCGGACGAGGTGTTCGGCGAGCTCGCCGTCGAGGGTGAGGAGGTCGCTGACGAGGTCGGCGAAGGAGCGGGTGAGGGCCGGGTAGGGGCCGGGGGCCTCGCGCAGGACGCGGGCGGCGAGCTGGAAGCGGGTGGCGTCGGCGAGGAGGCGTGCGGTGGGTTCGAGGCCGATGCGCAGGCCGTGGTCGGTGAGGAGGCGGCCGGCGAAGGCGTGGTACGTGGAGATCACGGGCTCGCCCGGGGGGTTGTCCGGGTCGATGGCGTCGGGGTCGGTGACGCCTGCCTTGATCAGTGCTTTGCGGACGCGCTCGGCGAGTTCGCCGGCGGCCTTGTTCGTGAAGGTGAGGCCGAGGACCTGTTCCGGCGCGACCTGGCCGGTGCCGACGAGCCATACGACGCGGGCGGCCATGACCGTCGTCTTGCCGGAGCCGGCTCCGGCCACGATCACCTGCGGGGCGGGCGACGCGGTGATGCAGGCCGTCTGCTCCGGGGTGAACGGGATCCCGAGGAGCTCCTTGAGCTGCTCGGGGTCGGTGAGGCGTGTGGTCACCTCATCGAGGCTAACCGGCCCCGCTGACAGCGCCGGACCGATCTGGTGGAGGCGCACGTCACGCGGCGTCCGGAGCACCGGATGCGCACGTTGCTGGGACGCGGCGTCCGGAGCGGTCGGATGCGCACGTCGTTGGGCACCCGGTCCGCTGGAGGCGCACGTCACGCGGCGTCCGGAGGTCGATGCGCAGGTCGCCGGTACCCGGCGCGGTGGAGGCGCGCGTCACTCGACGACGTGTTTGCCCTCGGGGCGGGCGCTGCACGAGGCGCGGAACGCGCAGTGGGTGCAGTGCTGTCCGGTGGTGGGGGTGAAGCGTTCGTCGAGCACCTTGCCGGCGGCGGTGGCGAGGAGGTCGCCGACCCACGCTCCCTCCCCCTCGCCTTCCCCGGGTTCGCCGAGGGGCTGTTGCGCCTGCACCTTGGGGAGGGTGTCGCCGCCGTCCTTCTTGGCGGCTCCCTGGCGCAGCTGGACGAGTTCGGCGCCGCCGGGTTCGGGGCGTTCGCCGTCGAAGGCTTCGTCGACGGCGCCCTCGCGCACGGCGAGCTGGTAGACGGCGAGCTGGGGGTGGCGGGCGACGTCGGCGGCGGAGGGGGCGTGCTTGCCGGTCTTGAAGTCGACTACGTAGGCACGGCCTTCGGTGTCGCGCTCGACGCGGTCCATGGAGCCACGGATGCGGACTTCGTAGGAGCCCGCTTCGAGGGTGACGTCGAAGGGGTGTTCGCTGGCTACGGGGGTGCGCACGCGGCTGGAGTCGACGTGCCAGCGAAGGAAGCGTTCGAGCGCCACGCGCGCGTGCTCCTTCTCCTGGGCCGACTTCCAGGGGGCGTCGAAGGCGAGGGCGTCCCAGACCGAGTCGAGGCGTTCCATGAGGACGGCGAGATCGGCCGGGGTGCGTCCGGAGGCGACCTCGTCGGCGAGGACGTGGACGACGTTCCCGAAGCCCTGGGCGGCGGTGGCGGGGGCGTCGGCCTTGACCTCGCGGCCGAGGAACCACTGCAGGGAGCAGGTGTTGGCGAGCTGGTCGAGGGCGCTTCCGGAGAGGACGACGGGCTGGTCGCGGTCGCGCAGGGGGATTCTGCTCTCGGTGGGGTCGTCCATGCCCCACCAGCGGTAGGGGTGCGCGGACGGTACGAGGGGGCGTCCGTCGTCGTCGGTGAGGGCGGCGAGGCGGGCGAGGCGGCGGGCGGCGGCGTCGCGCAGCGTGTCGGAGGCGCGTGGGTCGACGGTCGTGGCGCGCAGTTCGGCGACGAGCGCGGCGACGGACAGGGGGCGGCGCGGGCGGCCGGTGACGTCCTGGGGGTCGACGCCGAGTTCGGTGAGGAAGCGGGACGGCTGGTCGCCGTCGTCGGCGGGTGCCTTGACCGCGGTGACGACGAGGCGTTCACGCGCGCGCGTGGTGGCTACGTAGAACAGGCGGCGCTCTTCGGAGAGGAGCGCTCCGGGGGTGAGGGGTTCGGCGAGGCCGTCGCGTCCGATGCGGTCGGCTTCGAGGAGGGAGCCACGGCGGCGCAGGTCGGGCCACAGGCCTTCCTGTACGCCGGCGACGACGACGAGGCGCCATTCGAGGCCCTTGGAGCGGTGGGCGGTCATGAGGCGTACGGCGTCGGGGCGTACGGCGCGTCCGGCGAGGGTGTCGGCGGCGATGTCCTGGGCTTCGACCTCTTCGAGGAAGTTGAGGGCGCCGCGGCCTCCGGTGCGTTCCTCGGCGCGGGAGGCGGTCGCGAACAGGGCGCATACGGCGTCGAGGTCGCGGTCCGCGTTGCGTCCCGCGGCACCGCCGCGGCGGGCGGCGCGTTCCAGGCGCTGGGGCCAGGAGGTGCCGTTCCACAGCTGCCAGAGGGCTTCTTCGGCGGTGCCTCCGGAGGTGAGGGTTTCGCGGGCCGCGCGCAGCAGTGCGCCGAGGCGCTGGGCGCCGCGGGCGTGGGCGGGGTCGTGGGCGGTGAGGCGTTCGGGCTGGGCCAGGGCGCGTGCGAGGAGTTCGTCGGACGGCGGCGGCAGGTGGTTGCCGGCGGTGCGTTCCTCCTCGCGCAGGGCGCGGCCGAGGCGGCGCAGGTCGGCGGCGTCCATGCCGGCGAGGGGTGAGGCGAGGAGGGTGAGGGCGGTCTCGGTGTCGAGCCAGACGGGCGGTTCCCGGTCCTGGTCGTCGTCGGGTTCGGGGGTGTCCTGCGCGACGCTGAGGGCGACGGCCCTGAGTGCGGTCAGCAGGGGCGTGACGGCCGGTTCGTGGCGCAGGGGCAGGTCGTCGCCGTCGATGTCGAGGGGGACGCCCGCGGCGGTGAGGGTGCGGCGGATCGCGGGGATGGAGCGGGTGCCGGCGCGGACGAGGACGGCCATGTCGTTCCAGGGGATGCCGTCCTCGAGGTGGGCGCGGCGCAGGATGTCCGCGATGTTGTCGAGTTCGGTGCCGGAGGTCGGGTACGTGTAGGCCTCGACGCGGCCGCCGTCCCGCGCGGGGGTCAGCTCGCGGTGGGCGCGGACCTTGTCGGCGGGCAGCCGGGTCAGGGGCATGCGCCGGGTGATGCGGCGGGTGGCGTCGAGGAGGTGCGCTCCGGAGCGGCGGGACGTCGTGAGGACCTCTACGGGGGCGGGGCTTTTGTCGGCGCGGGGGAACTGGTCGGGGAATTCGAGGATGCCGTTCACGTCGGCGCCGCGGAACGTGTAGATCGACTGGTCGGGGTCTCCGAAGGCGAGCAGGGTGCGGCCGTCGCCGGCGAGGGCGTGCAGCAGCCGCACCTGGGCCGGGTCGGTGTCCTGGTATTCGTCGACGAAGACGGCGTCGTAGCGCGTGGCGAGTTCGTCGGCGACGGGGGTGCGGTGGGCGAGGAGGACCGCGCGGTGGACGAGTTCGGCGTAGTCGAGGACGCCGTGCAGGTCGAGGACGTCGAGGTATTCGGCGAGGAAGGTGGCGGCGGCCTTCCAGTCGGGGCGGCCGATGCGGCGGGCGAAGGCGTCGAGTGCGGCCGGTCCGAGGCCCAGTTCACGGCTGCGGGCGAGGACGGCGCGTACCTCGTCGGCGAAGCCTCGGGTGGTCAGGCAGGCCCGCAGTTCGTCGGGCCAGCGGACATGGGCGAGGCCGGCCTGCTCCAGGTCGATCTGGCCGGCGAGCAGTTCGCGTACGGCGACGTCCTGTTCGGGTCCGGACAGCAGGCGCAGGGGTTCCGCGAAGAGGCCGGCGTCCTGGTGGGCACGGACGAGGGCGTAGCAGAACGAGTGGAACGTGGTGGCCTGTGGTGCGTGGGCGGCGCCGATGCGCAGGGCCATCCGGTCGCGCAGTTCGACGGCTGCCTTGCGGCTGAAGGTGAGGACCAGGATGCGCTCGGGGTCGGTGCCTTTGGCGATGCGTGCGGCGACGGCCTCGACGAGCGTGGTCGTCTTGCCCGTGCCCGGTCCCGCGAGGACGAGCAGCGGGCCGTGCACGTGGTCAACCACCGCGCGCTGCCGTGCGTCCAGACGAGGGGGGTCCACCGGGGCCGGCGGGGTACGCACCAGTCGGTACGCGCCGGGGGTCCCCTGTCGTACCTGGCGGTGCGACAGGTTCCGGGTGGAGGAAGAGGAGCTCACGTGGATCGCTGGTCCTGGTGGGTGTGCTGGGGGAACGGGGAGGCGGCCGGCCGTCCGAGCGGGGCGGTGGCTGCGGGGTGAGGGAGGTGCGCGCCGTCGACGCTACGCCGTCGAGTGTGGCGGAAGCCGGGCTTCCGTCGGGTCCCCCGGGTCCCGTGCGGCACGGGTGTGCCGCGATTCACGAACGTACGCGATGGCGGCGGAGTGCCCCTCTCGCCCCGTTTCCCCCTTACGGGCCACAGGCCGCTCGTGCGGGGACGCGATGGCGGGAGTTGTCAGGTGTGAGATTCCGCGCGTTCCCCGCCGTCCCATCGCGCGTGCCTCATGTCGAGGCGCGGGATGTGTCCCTCGGACGTGCGGGAGGCTTCGCGCAGGGGGGTGCTCTCCGCGCGGTAGTGCGCCATGGCGTCCAGTTCGTGGCCGGGCAGCAGCACGCCG encodes the following:
- a CDS encoding dipeptidase → MSKPVDNAVSTVRAYIETHHDAFLQDLAEWLRIPSVSAQPDHAPDVRRSADWLAAKLRETGFPTTEVWETPGAPAVFADWPSDDPHAPTVLVYGHHDVQPAAREDGWNTDPFEPVVIGNRLHARGAADDKGQVFFHTLGVRAHLAATGRTTPAVHLKLLVEGEEESGSPHFRALVEQHRDRLTADAVIVSDTGMWSEDTPTVCTGMRGLADCEIELHGPDQDIHSGSFGGAVPNPATAAARLVAALHDDHARVAVPGFYDGITPLTDRERELFAELPFDEAQWLRTAKSHATHGEAGHTTLERIWARPTAEVNGIGGGYQGPGGKTIVPASATLKLSFRLVAGQDPDHVEKAVTDWVAQQLPAGIRHTITFGAATRPCLTPLDHPALQSVVRAMNLAFDQKIRFTREGGSGPAADLQDVLDAPVLFLGISVPSDGWHAPNEKVELDLLKKGVETAAHLWGDLAENWRDAH
- a CDS encoding UvrD-helicase domain-containing protein, producing the protein MTTRLTDPEQLKELLGIPFTPEQTACITASPAPQVIVAGAGSGKTTVMAARVVWLVGTGQVAPEQVLGLTFTNKAAGELAERVRKALIKAGVTDPDAIDPDNPPGEPVISTYHAFAGRLLTDHGLRIGLEPTARLLADATRFQLAARVLREAPGPYPALTRSFADLVSDLLTLDGELAEHLVRPDELRAYDTRLLHTLEGRKLTNADLRKVPEAAAARLDLTGLVTRYREAKRARDLLDFGDQIALSATLARTRPEVGAILRDEFRVVLLDEYQDTSVAQRILLAGLFGEGTGHPVTAVGDPCQAIYGWRGASVANLDDFPEHFADTDGRPATRFSLSENRRSGGRLLELANGLAQPLRALHAGVEALRPAPGAERDGIVRCALLRTHAEEIDWLGDSLAHLVRTGTAPGEIAVLCRTATDFAAIQGALVARDIPVEVVGLSGLLHLPEVADLVAVCEVLQDPGANASLVRLLTGPRWRIGPRDLALLGRRARLLVAHARGGDDDPDRRLAEAVEGTDPSEVISLADALDTFLETPLDEQGDDRLPFSPEARVRFARLATELRDLRRSLADPLMDVLHRVLAVTGLEVELAASPHALAARRRETLSNFLDIAASFAANDSSASLLAFLGFLRTAAQYEKGLDNALPGGENTVKVLTAHKSKGLEWDVVAVPGLVTGTFPSAQGREKWTAQSKVLPHELRGDAATLPDIEAWDSKGMKAFHEEMKEHQRTEELRLGYVTYTRPRTLLLGSGHWWGPAQKRPRGPSDFLQALYDHCAAGHGEIEAWADEPEEDEENPALQEASAEHAWPLPLDDEAMARRRAAAATVLAHLETPADADAHSHENGHPVTYTDPDWPAPPDEEALYEDEPLYEDEPLYEEGDFVGSPEDGPGPDWDEWDDWDALPRARPTLPHPTGTPAHEQPAVDAPHSDPHSHPDDARPTRGAPHTPAHNASHTPTHPLAAIPHPTTPQDADTRPHSAPAPTGAAPTVPPERHRPTPEETRTLASWDRDLDALTGELLRSRQAVRDVPLPTTLTASQLLHLAADPDGFAQELARPMPRPPQPAARRGTRFHAWVESRFEELRLPMLDPEELPGSEADIADERDLEALKEAFDSTPYADRTPYRVETPFQLAIAGRVIRGRIDAVYKEGEGDDTTYEIVDWKTTRGRTADPLQLAVYRLAWAEQHGLAPEAVKATFVYVRDGETVTPRDLPGRAEMERLLLEDPTPGPGDRRAPEPPHQHAPADG
- a CDS encoding ATP-dependent helicase, translating into MSSSSSTRNLSHRQVRQGTPGAYRLVRTPPAPVDPPRLDARQRAVVDHVHGPLLVLAGPGTGKTTTLVEAVAARIAKGTDPERILVLTFSRKAAVELRDRMALRIGAAHAPQATTFHSFCYALVRAHQDAGLFAEPLRLLSGPEQDVAVRELLAGQIDLEQAGLAHVRWPDELRACLTTRGFADEVRAVLARSRELGLGPAALDAFARRIGRPDWKAAATFLAEYLDVLDLHGVLDYAELVHRAVLLAHRTPVADELATRYDAVFVDEYQDTDPAQVRLLHALAGDGRTLLAFGDPDQSIYTFRGADVNGILEFPDQFPRADKSPAPVEVLTTSRRSGAHLLDATRRITRRMPLTRLPADKVRAHRELTPARDGGRVEAYTYPTSGTELDNIADILRRAHLEDGIPWNDMAVLVRAGTRSIPAIRRTLTAAGVPLDIDGDDLPLRHEPAVTPLLTALRAVALSVAQDTPEPDDDQDREPPVWLDTETALTLLASPLAGMDAADLRRLGRALREEERTAGNHLPPPSDELLARALAQPERLTAHDPAHARGAQRLGALLRAARETLTSGGTAEEALWQLWNGTSWPQRLERAARRGGAAGRNADRDLDAVCALFATASRAEERTGGRGALNFLEEVEAQDIAADTLAGRAVRPDAVRLMTAHRSKGLEWRLVVVAGVQEGLWPDLRRRGSLLEADRIGRDGLAEPLTPGALLSEERRLFYVATTRARERLVVTAVKAPADDGDQPSRFLTELGVDPQDVTGRPRRPLSVAALVAELRATTVDPRASDTLRDAAARRLARLAALTDDDGRPLVPSAHPYRWWGMDDPTESRIPLRDRDQPVVLSGSALDQLANTCSLQWFLGREVKADAPATAAQGFGNVVHVLADEVASGRTPADLAVLMERLDSVWDALAFDAPWKSAQEKEHARVALERFLRWHVDSSRVRTPVASEHPFDVTLEAGSYEVRIRGSMDRVERDTEGRAYVVDFKTGKHAPSAADVARHPQLAVYQLAVREGAVDEAFDGERPEPGGAELVQLRQGAAKKDGGDTLPKVQAQQPLGEPGEGEGEGAWVGDLLATAAGKVLDERFTPTTGQHCTHCAFRASCSARPEGKHVVE